A window of Pan paniscus chromosome X, NHGRI_mPanPan1-v2.0_pri, whole genome shotgun sequence genomic DNA:
TGATCTTGCCACAGAATATGGTAGGCACAGCATCTTCGACAGAGACAATGACCTTGGCCGCCTGGGACTCGCCCACCATCTCAATGTTATTTTCAGCCTTGACCTCGCCGCTGGGGTGGTTGGGCTGGCTGAGCATCTCAGTAGCGGCATCACTGCTGCTGATGTGACTATCCATCATGGCTGGGGCCTCATGGGACGTGGCAGGGGCAAAAGAAATTTCCATGCCACTGGGAAGTTTCTCCATCACTGTGTGACCTGAGCTGTCCACTGATGCACCACTGTCATACAGTGTCTCAGGGGGAGGCTCGGATTTCCGGTGGGCTGCCACTGACAGGTCTAGGGCTGCATCTTCCTGGAAGATTGGGGGACTGACTTCACCAGCCTTGAGCCAGGGCACTGACTTCATGGAGAGATCCAGGGCCTCGTTCTCACTTCCCATCTTAATGACCGTGTGGCGGCTGAGCTGGAAGTACTCCTTAGGCTGGAGGATGTCAAAGGGCTTCAGTTCATCTTTTTCCAGAGGGGTCTGGGTGCCTTTAAAGGGGTGCAGGCCGAAGGAAGATGGTGGCTTGGGGAAACTGGAGCTGAACTTGGATTCAGAACTCTGAGGCACCGGGATGGGGATGGGAATAGGGACTGGCACAGGCAAGGGGACGATTACAGGATACGGCACCAAGAGGGTGGCTGGTGGGACCAGGGGGGACAAGGGGGAGCTAAAAGGCTGGGGGGGCACAGGGGCATAGCCAGGAGGAGGCTGACAGGGTGGGGGCCCGAGAGTGCCCTGGGAGGGAAACAAATTCTGGAGCACAGCTTCAAATGGCAAAGTGGGCTCCTGCGGCTGGCTGGGGATCCTCAGGtccaggagctggggctgggcctCGGGGTCCTCCGCTCCCTGGAAGAGGTTGTTGTGGATGGTACTGGAGGAGCATGGGGCCTCCTGTGGCAGGACCAGAGGGGAGTTGAGGTGCTGAAAGACGTGCTGCTCCAGCACCACGGGCAGTTGCACGGGGCCCTGGGTGGTCATGACGTAGGTGGCATTGCCATTGGGATTGAGCTCTGGTGTGGAGCTTCCCTCCACCTGCATGTGAATGGGCATCACCACTGGGCTCTCCCCGAGGCACAGGGGCTGCAACACAGTGGCCGCCACCTTCAGAGCCATGCCACTCTGAGACTCGGCAGGGGGGTTCAGAATGGATGGGGCTGGCACGGTCACCAGGGCCTTCTTTACCAGGTCAGTGGAGTTGATGTTCCAGGCCTCGGTGGTGATCAGCTGAGCCATGCCATTCTCCAGTCTGTTATTagccaaggcaggaggggagTCAGTCATGTCCATGGAGAGGTTCTGGGACTGCAGGTCGTCCATCACTCAGCTCTGATGCCACTTGGCCTGCAACACAGAACATACAATATGAATCTTCCTTAAAAGACTATTTATAATTGCCTTAAGAGCTCTCTCACATCTTTAGAAAGTTTCCACATTTTAGTTAACCAGGGAGCATAACCCATCTCTCTATGTATATGTTCAGGTTATAGATATCTCCTAATATATACAAACACAA
This region includes:
- the RAI2 gene encoding retinoic acid-induced protein 2 isoform X2, encoding MDDLQSQNLSMDMTDSPPALANNRLENGMAQLITTEAWNINSTDLEAPCSSSTIHNNLFQGAEDPEAQPQLLDLRIPSQPQEPTLPFEAVLQNLFPSQGTLGPPPCQPPPGYAPVPPQPFSSPLSPLVPPATLLVPYPVIVPLPVPVPIPIPIPVPQSSESKFSSSFPKPPSSFGLHPFKGTQTPLEKDELKPFDILQPKEYFQLSRHTVIKMGSENEALDLSMKSVPWLKAGEVSPPIFQEDAALDLSVAAHRKSEPPPETLYDSGASVDSSGHTVMEKLPSGMEISFAPATSHEAPAMMDSHISSSDAATEMLSQPNHPSGEVKAENNIEMVGESQAAKVIVSVEDAVPTIFCGKIKGLSGVSTKNFSFKREDSVLQGYDINSQGEESMGNAEPLRKPIKNRSIKLKKVNSQEIHMLPIKKQRLATFFPRK
- the RAI2 gene encoding retinoic acid-induced protein 2 isoform X1, whose product is MDDLQSQNLSMDMTDSPPALANNRLENGMAQLITTEAWNINSTDLVKKALVTVPAPSILNPPAESQSGMALKVAATVLQPLCLGESPVVMPIHMQVEGSSTPELNPNGNATYVMTTQGPVQLPVVLEQHVFQHLNSPLVLPQEAPCSSSTIHNNLFQGAEDPEAQPQLLDLRIPSQPQEPTLPFEAVLQNLFPSQGTLGPPPCQPPPGYAPVPPQPFSSPLSPLVPPATLLVPYPVIVPLPVPVPIPIPIPVPQSSESKFSSSFPKPPSSFGLHPFKGTQTPLEKDELKPFDILQPKEYFQLSRHTVIKMGSENEALDLSMKSVPWLKAGEVSPPIFQEDAALDLSVAAHRKSEPPPETLYDSGASVDSSGHTVMEKLPSGMEISFAPATSHEAPAMMDSHISSSDAATEMLSQPNHPSGEVKAENNIEMVGESQAAKVIVSVEDAVPTIFCGKIKGLSGVSTKNFSFKREDSVLQGYDINSQGEESMGNAEPLRKPIKNRSIKLKKVNSQEIHMLPIKKQRLATFFPRK